A DNA window from Paraclostridium bifermentans contains the following coding sequences:
- a CDS encoding immune inhibitor A domain-containing protein: protein MHSKRVVSLVITLGLLAGSLTSVNALNNEKQNINNSHRSANYNISGPVDISIANEEKIIEMLKKEGKIDKSANFEESNRAFRTYMNELAKNNKSEHITKQENEFKSKEKKNIKKHSPNQYKVKNSNEVTEVNVLTVLVEFDDYKHNEIKPGESNMYYQNYGRDHFQDMLFGENGYKGPNGENLVSMKQYYDQQSGGTLKINGKVTDWYTVPGSAVSYGAQEGSNNDINARQLIKDGLTELGKDKNINLSDFDKIDRYDLDGDGNYNEPDGMIDYLMFIHAGMGQEAGGGSLGSDAIWSHRWNLGGIYQIEGTQSENSSTGKFLAYDYTINPEDGAGGVFSHEFGHDLGMPDEYDTQYSSSYSEPISNWSLMSSGSWAGKVPGTEPTGISPYSKQLMQNKYGGNWQKSTEIDYKDLTTKGVTLDLKQASETGQTVKVNLPDLETEIVKPFSGENVYWGGKGKDGEPLNNSMTAEINLNNTNSPQLKFKTLYDIEKGWDFASIQVREKGSKDWNFIQGNITTKDHDPGAEVVIPNGITGKSDGWVDAIFDLGDYKGKDVEIKFEYQTDKYTFGSGFYVDDIRILDDNNELFFDNAEEGSKFELNGFNIDKGKVYSKNYYLIEWRNHDGVDKGLAGINSFGQMYEYDPGMVIWYVNEYYSENWTGVHPGGGYLSVVDADQTNIPWHFYDKETESLIASNKYQMHDAAFSSKKGSKFSIDAGESYGRIAIDKYSSSNPKFSDKKDFTNQAAPELGVKVPQLGMEIKILHQAKDNSSATINISKK from the coding sequence ATGCACTCAAAGAGGGTAGTATCTTTAGTTATCACATTAGGGTTATTAGCAGGTTCACTGACTTCAGTAAATGCACTAAACAATGAAAAACAAAATATAAACAATTCACATAGAAGTGCTAATTATAATATAAGTGGACCGGTAGACATATCTATAGCTAATGAAGAGAAAATAATAGAGATGTTAAAAAAAGAAGGTAAAATAGATAAAAGTGCAAATTTTGAAGAATCAAATAGAGCTTTTAGAACTTATATGAATGAATTAGCAAAAAATAATAAAAGCGAACATATAACTAAACAAGAAAATGAATTTAAATCAAAAGAAAAAAAGAATATAAAAAAACATAGCCCAAACCAGTATAAGGTAAAGAATAGTAATGAAGTTACAGAAGTAAATGTTTTGACTGTTTTGGTTGAATTTGATGATTATAAACATAATGAAATAAAGCCAGGCGAATCAAATATGTATTATCAAAACTATGGAAGGGATCATTTTCAAGATATGTTGTTTGGCGAAAATGGATATAAAGGTCCTAATGGGGAAAATTTAGTGTCAATGAAGCAATATTATGATCAACAGTCAGGAGGGACTTTAAAAATAAATGGAAAAGTAACTGATTGGTATACTGTACCAGGAAGTGCAGTATCTTATGGAGCTCAGGAAGGTTCTAATAATGATATAAATGCAAGACAATTAATAAAAGATGGATTAACAGAGTTAGGTAAAGATAAAAACATAAATTTAAGTGATTTTGATAAAATAGATAGGTATGATTTAGACGGAGATGGAAACTACAATGAGCCAGATGGAATGATTGATTATTTGATGTTTATACATGCAGGTATGGGGCAAGAAGCTGGAGGAGGTAGTCTTGGAAGCGATGCAATATGGTCTCATAGATGGAATTTAGGAGGCATCTATCAAATAGAAGGAACGCAAAGTGAAAATAGTTCAACAGGGAAATTTCTAGCGTATGATTATACTATAAATCCAGAAGATGGAGCAGGCGGAGTATTTTCTCACGAGTTTGGGCATGACTTAGGTATGCCAGATGAGTATGATACGCAGTATTCAAGTAGTTATAGTGAACCCATATCAAATTGGTCTTTGATGTCATCTGGAAGTTGGGCAGGAAAAGTACCAGGAACGGAGCCTACAGGTATAAGTCCATATAGCAAACAACTTATGCAAAATAAATACGGTGGAAATTGGCAAAAATCAACAGAGATAGATTATAAAGATTTAACAACAAAAGGTGTTACATTAGATTTGAAACAAGCAAGTGAAACTGGCCAAACAGTAAAAGTAAATTTACCTGATTTAGAAACAGAAATAGTTAAGCCATTTAGTGGTGAAAATGTGTACTGGGGTGGAAAAGGAAAAGATGGAGAGCCATTAAACAACTCCATGACAGCAGAAATTAATTTAAATAATACTAATAGCCCGCAGTTAAAATTTAAAACTTTATATGATATAGAAAAAGGATGGGATTTTGCAAGTATACAGGTTAGAGAAAAGGGCAGCAAAGATTGGAACTTTATCCAAGGTAACATAACTACTAAAGACCATGATCCAGGAGCGGAGGTAGTTATTCCAAATGGAATAACAGGAAAATCTGATGGATGGGTAGATGCTATATTTGATTTAGGCGATTATAAGGGGAAAGATGTAGAGATAAAATTTGAATATCAGACAGATAAATATACCTTTGGAAGTGGATTTTATGTAGATGATATAAGAATATTAGATGATAACAATGAATTATTTTTTGATAATGCAGAAGAGGGATCTAAATTTGAACTGAATGGATTTAATATTGATAAAGGTAAGGTTTACTCTAAAAACTACTACTTAATAGAATGGAGAAATCATGACGGAGTAGATAAAGGTCTAGCGGGAATAAATTCATTTGGTCAGATGTATGAATACGACCCGGGTATGGTTATATGGTATGTAAATGAGTATTATAGTGAAAACTGGACTGGAGTACACCCTGGAGGTGGATATTTATCAGTTGTAGATGCAGATCAAACAAATATACCTTGGCATTTTTATGATAAAGAAACTGAGTCATTAATAGCTAGTAATAAATATCAAATGCATGATGCGGCATTTAGCTCTAAAAAAGGTAGTAAATTTTCTATTGATGCAGGGGAATCATATGGAAGGATCGCTATAGATAAATATTCATCTTCAAACCCTAAGTTTAGTGATAAAAAAGATTTCACTAATCAAGCGGCTCCAGAACTAGGCGTTAAAGTTCCACAATTAGGAATGGAGATAAAAATATTACATCAAGCAAAAGACAATAGTAGTGCTACAATCAATATAAGTAAAAAATAA
- a CDS encoding MutS-related protein, with the protein MGEFWKLLIGIVVILLVGITFSINENKKRIKYIKFNIVNNYGKDIDLNEVMIKMRNVSSYFRNKNKKNTIDDITWNDLNMDDIFKKINNTQSTAGQEILYDMLRNPLHNQEVLRKRDKVIEYFKENEKERYEIQFILGKLGKSNELYITNCLFNKEDNSKSKLLQFRLLSWAPTLSLLLLFINPIFIIVAIGFIVLNVFISQRNKVRNYDANGFSYMISLVNAANKIKEKNICEIDENIDSIDESLKKLKKIRRKSVGIQEKSIMSDMDVFAEYANLIFLRELITYEKVKNTIIKNKEELKTVYEYVGIIDALIGVASFRESLDFYTKPYLKISEKKEDNNIEFKDIYHPLIKKPVLNNGNFTKGVLLTGSNASGKSTFIKTIAINAIMAQTIYTCFAKDYKSSYFNIYTSMALKDDIHSSESYYIVEIKSLKRILNQINNNIPCLCFVDEILRGTNTVERIASSCEVLKNIGSKNTLCFAATHDVELTYMLEDIFENYHFEETITDNDIKFDYKLHSGRTQTRNAIKLLEFMGYDKNLVENANYRAKKFLDTGKWK; encoded by the coding sequence ATGGGGGAATTTTGGAAATTATTAATAGGAATAGTAGTTATATTATTAGTTGGGATAACTTTTTCGATTAATGAAAATAAAAAAAGAATAAAATATATAAAATTTAATATAGTAAATAACTATGGAAAAGATATTGATCTGAACGAAGTTATGATAAAGATGAGAAATGTATCAAGTTATTTTAGAAATAAAAATAAAAAAAATACAATTGATGACATAACTTGGAATGATTTAAATATGGATGATATTTTTAAAAAAATAAATAATACACAATCTACAGCTGGACAAGAAATTTTGTATGATATGTTGAGAAATCCATTACACAATCAAGAAGTTTTAAGAAAACGTGATAAAGTTATAGAATATTTCAAGGAAAATGAAAAAGAAAGATATGAGATTCAGTTTATTTTAGGAAAGTTAGGGAAAAGCAATGAACTATATATAACAAATTGCTTATTTAATAAAGAAGATAATAGTAAAAGTAAACTACTACAATTTAGATTATTATCATGGGCACCAACGCTTAGTTTATTACTATTATTTATAAACCCAATATTTATAATAGTAGCCATAGGGTTTATAGTTTTAAATGTATTTATAAGTCAAAGAAATAAGGTTAGAAATTACGATGCAAACGGGTTTAGCTATATGATAAGTTTGGTTAATGCAGCAAATAAGATAAAAGAAAAAAATATTTGTGAAATAGATGAAAATATCGATTCTATAGACGAAAGTTTAAAAAAATTAAAAAAAATTAGACGAAAAAGTGTAGGAATTCAAGAAAAAAGTATAATGAGCGACATGGATGTATTTGCAGAGTATGCAAATTTAATATTTTTAAGAGAATTAATAACTTATGAAAAAGTTAAAAATACAATAATAAAAAATAAAGAAGAATTAAAAACTGTATATGAATATGTAGGAATTATAGATGCACTAATTGGAGTAGCTTCATTTAGAGAAAGTCTAGATTTTTATACAAAACCATATTTAAAAATTTCAGAAAAAAAAGAAGATAATAATATAGAGTTTAAAGATATATATCATCCACTTATAAAAAAACCAGTTTTGAACAATGGAAATTTCACAAAAGGGGTATTACTTACTGGATCCAATGCATCTGGAAAGTCTACATTTATAAAAACTATAGCGATAAATGCTATAATGGCACAGACTATATATACTTGTTTTGCTAAAGATTATAAATCTTCATATTTTAATATATATACTTCTATGGCATTAAAAGATGATATACATAGTAGTGAAAGTTATTATATAGTAGAAATTAAATCTCTTAAGCGCATATTAAATCAAATAAACAATAACATTCCATGTTTATGTTTTGTAGATGAGATTTTAAGAGGCACAAATACAGTTGAAAGAATAGCATCTTCTTGTGAGGTTTTAAAAAATATAGGTAGCAAAAATACATTGTGTTTTGCGGCTACACATGATGTAGAGCTTACATATATGCTTGAGGATATATTTGAAAACTATCATTTTGAAGAAACTATAACGGACAATGATATAAAATTTGATTATAAGCTTCATAGTGGAAGGACGCAAACTAGAAATGCTATAAAGTTATTAGAGTTTATGGGTTACGATAAAAATTTAGTAGAAAATGCTAATTATAGAGCAAAAAAATTCTTGGATACTGGTAAATGGAAATAA
- a CDS encoding sensor histidine kinase encodes MRKGKSLYSIFIINSILATLIFIVGIIIFLYLILFQISNVVNSKNLEVTKSGINYLFKENYKEIDIKKILSEDGWVEEVENGKIVNIIGVKKDKKEFYSIEDFINEKNTNYKYESRAYKQGDKLYIVKIPDYSYKIFHEMYGNKKSKIYMSLSLLLTIIIVFLMFIILSILSIRKISRPLKILENEIKKMSEGYSNVNVKFNSYREFNKIKESFNSTVDKLEKSEIERRIAEDSKKRIIRDISHDLKTPITSILGYSKAISEGVVTSEDEKKIYLDYIYNKTKRINYLVDELFVFSKLDSPGYKLNLEKQDISEFVRELVALYYIDIEENGFLLDVNIPEESIYSIIDTKALERALGNIIINAIKYNEIGTTITVDLIKNDKYVDIIIEDNGCGISHDVIENIFDEFVRADESRKTDGGSGLGLAITKKIINLHNGKLKLYSEKNIGTKFSIRLDRI; translated from the coding sequence TTGAGAAAAGGTAAAAGTTTATATAGTATATTTATAATAAATTCAATATTAGCAACTTTAATATTTATAGTTGGAATAATAATATTTCTTTATCTAATATTATTTCAGATTAGTAATGTAGTAAATAGTAAAAACTTAGAAGTAACAAAAAGTGGAATAAACTATTTATTTAAAGAAAATTATAAAGAGATAGATATAAAAAAGATATTGAGTGAAGATGGATGGGTAGAAGAAGTTGAAAATGGTAAAATAGTAAATATCATAGGGGTAAAAAAAGATAAAAAAGAATTTTATTCAATTGAGGATTTTATAAATGAAAAAAATACAAATTACAAGTATGAATCAAGAGCGTATAAGCAAGGAGATAAGCTATATATTGTAAAGATACCTGATTATAGCTATAAAATTTTTCACGAAATGTATGGGAATAAAAAATCTAAAATATATATGTCTCTTAGCTTACTACTAACGATAATTATTGTTTTCTTGATGTTTATTATATTATCTATATTATCCATAAGAAAAATATCTAGGCCTCTTAAAATTTTAGAAAATGAAATTAAAAAAATGAGTGAAGGATATTCAAATGTAAATGTTAAGTTTAATTCATATAGGGAGTTTAATAAAATAAAAGAATCATTTAATAGTACTGTTGATAAGCTTGAAAAATCTGAAATCGAAAGACGTATAGCAGAAGATAGTAAAAAGAGAATTATAAGAGATATCTCACACGACTTGAAAACACCAATAACTTCAATATTAGGGTATTCTAAAGCGATATCAGAAGGGGTTGTAACAAGCGAAGATGAAAAAAAGATATACTTAGATTATATATATAATAAAACTAAAAGAATAAACTATTTAGTTGATGAATTGTTTGTTTTTTCTAAACTTGATAGCCCGGGTTATAAACTAAATTTAGAAAAACAGGATATAAGTGAATTTGTAAGAGAATTAGTAGCTTTGTATTATATAGATATAGAAGAAAACGGATTTTTACTTGACGTGAATATACCAGAAGAAAGTATATATTCTATTATAGATACTAAGGCGTTGGAGAGGGCCTTAGGAAATATAATTATAAATGCAATTAAATATAATGAAATTGGAACAACTATTACTGTTGATTTAATAAAGAATGATAAATATGTAGATATAATTATAGAGGATAATGGATGTGGTATTTCACATGATGTTATAGAAAATATATTTGATGAATTTGTAAGAGCTGATGAATCTCGTAAAACAGATGGAGGTAGTGGATTAGGACTAGCAATAACTAAAAAAATTATAAATCTTCATAATGGGAAATTAAAACTATATAGTGAAAAAAACATAGGAACAAAGTTTTCTATAAGATTGGATAGGATATAA
- a CDS encoding LURP-one-related/scramblase family protein, with the protein MRYHMKSKLFKLKEDFWIKNDKEEDAFFVDNKLISVGLQFKMMKDNKTLYEVKQKLALLPKYEVMENSEVVATLNKKLTFIKDRMTINCKYGELTVNGNLFDRKYKIYKENKEIADIKKDLFKLTDGYTIDINFEDEAFILTLIVIIDDILDKH; encoded by the coding sequence ATGAGATACCATATGAAATCTAAACTTTTTAAGTTAAAGGAAGACTTTTGGATAAAAAATGATAAAGAAGAAGATGCATTCTTTGTAGATAATAAATTAATATCTGTGGGGCTGCAATTTAAAATGATGAAAGATAATAAAACTTTATATGAAGTAAAGCAAAAACTAGCATTATTGCCGAAGTACGAAGTTATGGAAAATTCAGAAGTAGTAGCGACTTTAAATAAAAAATTAACTTTTATTAAAGATAGAATGACTATAAACTGCAAATATGGAGAATTAACGGTAAATGGAAATTTATTTGATCGAAAATATAAAATTTATAAGGAAAACAAAGAGATAGCTGATATAAAAAAAGATTTATTTAAACTTACAGATGGATATACTATAGATATAAATTTTGAAGATGAAGCTTTTATATTAACATTAATAGTAATAATCGATGATATATTAGATAAACATTAA
- a CDS encoding response regulator transcription factor: MYNILVVDDEKEIVELVELYFRNNDYKIFKAYDGIEAINIIDKNDINLAIVDIMMPNLNGYSLIVNIRSKLNIPIIVISAKVEGYDKILALDMGADDYVTKPFDPLELVARVNAQIRRVYGYSNSNEIEEQLIEVGDLKLDLEACKLTKNGEEIQLTSTELKIVELFMKNPNKVFTKKNLFESVWDEVYIAEDNAIMVQISKIRDKIEESNKEPKYIKTIRGIGYKFESK; the protein is encoded by the coding sequence ATGTATAATATTTTAGTCGTAGATGATGAAAAAGAAATAGTAGAATTAGTAGAACTTTACTTTAGAAATAATGATTATAAAATATTTAAGGCTTATGACGGTATAGAGGCTATTAACATTATAGATAAAAATGATATAAACTTAGCTATTGTAGATATAATGATGCCAAACTTAAATGGATATTCTTTAATTGTAAATATAAGAAGTAAGCTAAATATACCAATAATAGTTATTTCAGCCAAAGTTGAAGGATACGATAAAATATTAGCTTTAGATATGGGAGCAGACGATTATGTTACAAAGCCATTTGATCCTTTAGAATTAGTAGCCAGAGTTAATGCTCAAATAAGAAGAGTATATGGATACTCAAATTCGAATGAAATTGAAGAACAATTAATAGAAGTTGGGGATTTAAAATTAGATTTAGAAGCTTGTAAGTTAACCAAAAACGGTGAAGAAATACAACTTACATCAACAGAATTAAAAATAGTTGAATTGTTCATGAAGAATCCAAATAAGGTTTTTACAAAAAAAAATTTATTTGAATCTGTATGGGATGAAGTCTATATAGCAGAAGACAATGCTATAATGGTTCAAATAAGCAAAATAAGAGATAAAATTGAAGAATCTAATAAAGAACCTAAATATATAAAAACAATAAGAGGAATTGGATACAAATTTGAAAGTAAATAA
- a CDS encoding ABC transporter permease, producing the protein MNSIIKNEFITNKKSSLLLANILILASTALAYFATTKVAGSSVLGESQIMLMFLKSTLTIIPPFIIIIISKVITEEFNNGGMKIYLINPISRTEVLMGKLVFICINVLITMIIQIIISIIAASILTQVPELELISDVIYKYAVTFIPIIGLVSILFIPGLLIPSSRHTISFGIFIIIGFDIICSYFSKLNPYSITYILKNIADMNTNTINNIIISLVYFIVGMVISSYIFKNKEIR; encoded by the coding sequence ATGAATAGTATAATAAAAAATGAATTTATAACTAACAAAAAAAGTTCTTTACTATTAGCAAATATTTTGATATTAGCATCTACTGCACTAGCTTATTTTGCAACTACAAAAGTAGCTGGGAGTAGCGTTTTAGGTGAATCTCAAATAATGTTAATGTTTCTTAAGTCAACATTAACTATAATACCTCCATTTATTATAATTATAATTTCTAAAGTTATAACAGAAGAGTTTAATAATGGAGGAATGAAAATATACCTTATAAATCCTATAAGTAGGACAGAGGTCTTAATGGGCAAGTTAGTATTTATATGCATAAATGTATTAATTACCATGATAATTCAAATAATAATAAGTATTATAGCAGCTTCAATATTGACTCAAGTTCCAGAACTAGAATTAATTAGCGATGTAATTTATAAATATGCAGTTACATTTATACCTATAATAGGATTAGTTTCAATTTTATTTATACCAGGTCTTTTAATACCAAGTTCAAGACATACTATATCATTTGGTATTTTCATAATAATTGGATTTGATATAATATGTTCGTATTTTAGTAAATTAAATCCATATAGCATAACGTATATACTAAAAAATATTGCAGATATGAATACTAATACTATTAACAATATTATAATAAGTTTAGTTTACTTTATAGTAGGAATGGTAATTTCAAGCTATATTTTCAAAAACAAGGAAATAAGATAA
- a CDS encoding ABC transporter ATP-binding protein — protein sequence MQEILKVENLTKKRGNKLVVDNLSFTVNQGDIFGFLGPNGAGKSTTMKMILNLINKDSGKVYIDGYDIDKKFKEAIKNVAAIIESPAIYLELTAYENLKIVKNFSDTYSCSYEIDEVLEIVGLKGRGNEKAKNYSLGMKQRLGIAMALIKNPKIILLDEPTNGLDPKGVIEMRQLIKELVTKHKKTIIISSHILHEIEMICNKVIIIKNGKQILESDIESITTKKDLFFIKTTGIGEAARVLNDKNYAKIEKTEKNGIIVQANESSIALVIKELVNNNIPIYEVSINNSSLEDIFIEVTGGN from the coding sequence ATGCAAGAAATTTTAAAAGTTGAAAACCTGACTAAAAAACGAGGAAATAAGTTAGTTGTTGATAATTTAAGTTTTACTGTAAACCAAGGTGACATATTTGGATTTTTAGGGCCAAATGGAGCAGGTAAAAGTACCACAATGAAAATGATATTAAATTTAATTAATAAAGATAGTGGTAAAGTTTATATTGATGGATATGATATAGACAAAAAATTTAAAGAGGCTATAAAAAATGTAGCTGCAATTATAGAAAGTCCAGCAATATACCTTGAGTTAACTGCATATGAAAACTTAAAAATAGTAAAAAACTTTAGTGATACGTATTCTTGTAGCTATGAAATTGATGAAGTGTTAGAAATAGTAGGTCTTAAAGGTAGAGGTAATGAAAAAGCTAAAAATTACTCTTTGGGTATGAAGCAAAGATTAGGAATTGCTATGGCACTTATAAAAAATCCTAAAATAATATTATTAGATGAGCCAACAAATGGATTAGATCCAAAAGGTGTTATAGAAATGAGACAATTAATAAAAGAATTGGTTACTAAACACAAAAAAACTATTATAATATCATCACATATTTTACATGAAATAGAAATGATTTGTAATAAAGTTATAATTATAAAAAATGGGAAACAGATTCTAGAATCAGACATAGAAAGTATAACTACTAAAAAAGATCTATTTTTTATAAAAACTACAGGTATAGGTGAAGCAGCAAGAGTTTTAAATGATAAAAATTATGCAAAGATAGAAAAAACAGAAAAAAATGGAATAATTGTTCAAGCTAATGAATCTAGTATAGCTTTAGTAATAAAAGAACTTGTAAATAACAATATACCGATATATGAAGTATCAATAAATAATAGTTCTTTAGAAGACATATTTATAGAGGTTACAGGAGGAAATTAA
- a CDS encoding MFS transporter gives MKNACKIKLSKNIKLFLTINLIASFAMGIFNMFVGIYLKEIGYKEQFVGSVLSINTFSIAIGSIFSAYLIERIGRKKSFNLGFICIAIGSIFIVFFNNSNLILIMAIINGFGMSIKTTAEGMYILENTSEEERVSVFSTNFIMSNIGMMGASFLGGVMSSYLDNYFTSSESIKYIFIITSILSILALIPIFFMKEPEYEKHRNLKECLKGYASILNKKIVSFMVYQFLIGIGAGIIVPFFSVYLKYSMDIGDNIVGTILSISQFGCIIGGMIIPFMSNKFGKVKSVIICQLLSIPFLLSIAFPQGIFIITIAFFMRNGLMNMAMPLIQNLSMEIVHESERTNMSSLIALSSNISRAIGIAIGGFLMETISYTIPYYFTVAFYLIAVILFSYIYKNELKIKKNIQCLNITSNK, from the coding sequence ATGAAAAATGCTTGTAAGATAAAACTAAGTAAGAATATAAAGTTGTTTCTTACTATAAATCTTATAGCTTCTTTTGCTATGGGAATTTTTAATATGTTTGTGGGGATATACTTAAAAGAAATTGGTTATAAAGAACAGTTTGTAGGAAGTGTTCTTTCAATTAATACATTTTCTATAGCAATAGGATCTATCTTTAGTGCGTACTTAATTGAAAGAATAGGTAGGAAAAAAAGTTTCAATTTAGGATTTATATGTATAGCAATAGGTTCTATTTTTATAGTTTTTTTCAATAATTCAAACTTAATATTAATTATGGCAATTATAAATGGTTTTGGGATGAGTATAAAAACTACAGCAGAAGGTATGTACATACTTGAAAATACATCTGAAGAGGAACGAGTATCAGTTTTTAGTACGAATTTTATAATGTCTAATATAGGTATGATGGGTGCTTCTTTTTTAGGTGGAGTTATGTCATCTTATCTAGATAATTATTTTACATCAAGTGAATCTATAAAGTATATATTTATAATAACTTCTATATTATCTATTTTAGCTTTGATTCCTATATTTTTTATGAAGGAACCTGAGTATGAAAAACATAGAAATTTAAAAGAGTGTTTAAAAGGATATGCATCTATATTAAATAAAAAGATTGTAAGTTTTATGGTTTATCAATTCCTAATAGGAATAGGGGCTGGAATAATTGTACCATTTTTTAGTGTATACTTAAAATATTCTATGGATATAGGTGATAATATTGTTGGAACTATACTTTCAATATCACAATTTGGGTGTATAATAGGAGGCATGATTATACCTTTTATGTCGAACAAGTTTGGAAAGGTAAAATCAGTTATAATTTGTCAATTATTATCTATTCCATTTTTACTATCAATTGCTTTTCCACAAGGAATATTTATTATAACTATTGCATTTTTTATGAGAAATGGACTTATGAATATGGCTATGCCACTTATTCAAAACTTATCTATGGAAATTGTGCATGAAAGTGAAAGAACCAATATGAGTAGTTTAATAGCTTTATCTAGTAATATTAGTAGAGCTATAGGAATTGCAATTGGTGGCTTTTTAATGGAAACTATATCTTATACAATTCCTTATTATTTTACGGTTGCATTTTACTTAATAGCAGTTATACTATTTAGTTATATATACAAAAATGAACTTAAAATAAAAAAGAATATACAATGCTTAAACATTACAAGTAATAAATAA
- a CDS encoding GTP pyrophosphokinase: MSLREFEYIDEAVELLNDITPTLNMLSEELVKYFECILNINEQEYLNVNSRVKSEYSLREKIIRNKYLNKYKTPKLLIHNLSDLIGVRLECRFIEEERNIYKLLKSYFNISEDHIYYYNEENENIRIRLDKDQPRKQKNGFEIYRIDGLFLYGDNKINFEIQIKSMVNIFWSEIEHNVIYKNNAYVMMDKFLSDVFASIKTNLTLIDNQLLSVYKNFSGNNKDKDSKRKSMEKFLAKIAYDTFAEKMEADIGFIIDFKKPCETIINYSFNKEKDGMDISEDTTIKGLKRINEISKKDIDFNSKIRFGKLPEFEDEFCERLGNFIISKLNCEFIWNLFFRILFEVEPLNNKKDFENFILFIKEKVVPIKYQAKLELAFESDSKHVLKDIYMEVVDTLIEIDSIEILYEENLDSINNITKKVINDICRNVDSFKEYKYKRGKYREVLNKKIKDAIRD, from the coding sequence ATGAGTTTGAGAGAATTTGAATACATTGATGAAGCTGTAGAATTGTTAAATGATATAACGCCGACGCTTAACATGTTATCAGAAGAACTAGTAAAATATTTTGAATGTATATTAAATATTAACGAACAAGAATACTTAAATGTCAATTCAAGAGTAAAAAGTGAATATAGCTTAAGAGAGAAAATTATAAGAAATAAATATTTAAATAAATATAAAACACCTAAGCTTTTAATACATAACTTATCAGATTTAATTGGGGTAAGATTAGAGTGTAGGTTTATAGAGGAAGAAAGAAATATATATAAGCTTTTAAAATCGTATTTCAATATAAGTGAAGACCATATATATTATTATAATGAGGAAAATGAAAATATAAGAATTAGATTAGACAAAGACCAGCCAAGGAAACAAAAAAATGGATTTGAAATATATAGAATAGATGGATTGTTTTTATATGGAGACAATAAAATAAATTTTGAAATTCAGATAAAATCTATGGTTAATATTTTTTGGAGTGAAATAGAACATAATGTTATTTACAAGAATAATGCATATGTTATGATGGATAAGTTTTTAAGTGATGTATTTGCATCAATAAAGACCAATTTAACACTTATAGATAATCAATTATTATCTGTTTATAAAAATTTCAGTGGAAATAATAAAGATAAAGATAGCAAAAGAAAATCTATGGAAAAGTTTTTAGCAAAGATTGCATATGATACCTTTGCAGAAAAAATGGAAGCTGACATAGGATTTATAATAGATTTTAAAAAACCTTGTGAGACAATAATAAATTATTCATTTAATAAAGAAAAAGATGGAATGGATATAAGTGAAGATACTACAATAAAAGGACTTAAAAGAATAAATGAAATTTCTAAAAAAGATATAGACTTTAACTCTAAAATTAGATTTGGGAAATTACCTGAGTTTGAGGATGAATTTTGTGAAAGGCTAGGCAATTTTATTATATCTAAATTAAATTGTGAGTTTATATGGAATTTATTCTTTAGAATTTTATTTGAAGTAGAGCCACTTAATAATAAAAAAGATTTTGAAAACTTTATTTTATTTATAAAAGAAAAGGTAGTTCCTATAAAATATCAGGCAAAATTAGAATTAGCTTTTGAAAGTGATAGTAAACATGTATTAAAAGATATATACATGGAAGTAGTGGACACTTTAATAGAAATAGACTCTATAGAAATTTTATATGAGGAAAATTTAGATAGTATAAACAATATAACTAAAAAAGTAATAAATGATATATGTAGAAATGTAGATTCGTTTAAAGAATATAAATATAAGCGTGGTAAGTATAGGGAAGTTTTAAATAAAAAAATAAAAGATGCAATACGAGATTAA